The genome window CCAACTTATTGAAACTCAAGTCTAGTCCCAGTAGGCCCACCAGGTCCACAAAGCTCTGGCGTTCCACCACAGAGATGTTGTTGTGCTGCAAGAAAAGTCTCCGTAGGCTAGACAGTCCTTGGAAAGCCTGAGTTGTGATCCTTGTTAGACAACCTCTATCCAGATGGAGGCTATGTAGCCTTGAAAGACCATTGAAAACTTGGTCTGGCAGACTATGGAAGCAGCTTCCAGATAAGTTAATGACTGCCACATGAGACAACCCTGTGAAAGTACCAACTTGTGCCTCCTGTACTTGGTTGTGCTCAAGCTCTAAGACCTCCAGATGACCAAGCCCTTCAAAGATCCTTTCCCCAAGACCTCGGATCCTGTTGAAGCTGAGTCTTAGCTCTTCTAAGTACTGCAAATCACGGAAAGTCCGGGGCCTTATTCCATTGATAGAGTTGTTGGAAAGACGCAGCACATGAAGACTGTGCAGACTAAAGAAAGTGTCCTCATGGAGAGATGTCAGTTTGTTGTTGGTGAGATCCAGCCATCTTAAAGACTTCATGCCAGCAAAGGCTCTGGGCACCACGGTCGCAATCTGATTCTGAGCCAGGTAAAGCTTTTGTAGTTTAGTGAGTTTAATAAACACATTAGCTTTAATTACCTTGAGGTGATTTCCTGTCAGATCCAACTCCTTTAGCTCAGCAAGATTTTGGAAAAGCTGTGGCTGCAAATAAGCAAGTCTGTTCCCCGCAAGAACAAGCTCCCGTAGACCATGCAATTCATGGAAAGCTGTCTCAGGTAAAACTGCTATTGAGTTCCTCCCTAAATTTAGAAACCACATGTGTGAGAGTCCAGCAAACAGTTTGTCCTCAATACGGGCAAGCTGATTGTTATGCAGACTAAGTGAAGCAAGGTTAGGTGTATTATTGAAGGTTGTAGCTGGTAGTGTTCGAAGGCGATTTCGCTCAAGGTGAATGTGTGCTAGAGACCTTAGACCTTTGAAAGCCTGAGCGTCAAGCGTCACCAGCTGGCCACTCTGCAGATTCAGAAAATCCAGGTTAGTGAGGTCTTTAAAAGATGCTGCTGGAAGTGAGGTGAACAAGTTGCCATCCAGCCAGATCGAATGAGTGGCTAAGGGCATGACAGATGGGACTTGAGTGAAGTTCCGAGCACTACAGTACATGTTGAGCTCTAAACTGTAGTCATCAAGCAGACAGGTGCATCCCTTAGAACATGGAATAGGCTCTTCGATAACTTTCTCCGCAGCGGTGCTGGGATCTAGCAACACCAGTGATGTTCCCAGTACCCACACCACAAACAGCACAATGGCTTGCATACCAGCTGTGAATAGATCAGAAAAAACACTCAATCAAACTGCTTCAGAATGCAAAATGTTGTCTCAATATTTGGTTGATTGAAGGCTTAAATGATGTTACCTTTAATCTGAGAGATCTTGGTGAATGGTGGACAGGCTGTGAAATCCTGAATGAGTGATCCTTGTGCAAATGTTTGCACGCAGAATGGAGTCACCCTCGGGTACACTGAATATGTTAACCCATTCATGCCCACTGTACTAACTGGACTCCCTAACTTAATGTATCTATACTTACAAACTTTGATATTTTCTACAAAATAATTACTTAAAAAGCACGTGAAATGAGAACTTTTCATTACTTCAATATACTCCAGTAGTAGTCTAAGAAATACTATATTCCTTCTTGTACATCAGTTTTTCTTAAGGTATGCCACACTTACTTTACTGTCAAAACAGAAAGGTATTTATTGTTACTGGCCTTTGGCATTTACTAAACTGTCACTGAGTACATCTTCTGTATAGATATAGTGATAAAACGATTTTCAAAAATTAATCTAGTACAAAAGACATTTGAGTTTATGACTTTTCTATTTTACTAATTaacataattttttatttaacctttttaAAAAGGATGCATTTGACAACTGGTGACAATGTATTTGACTCTAACAATGTATTTGACTGTAACTCACACTTGAACCCTAAATTTAGTCTCCATATTTCTATACGTTTTAATTGATTAAAGTCAACCGTATATAATCTGCACTATGACAACAGTTTTGTAAAAGATTTCATAAAAACGGCAATGTCAGTGCAATTTCTGCTCTATTCAATCATTTGACAGTGCAGGACAAGGTCAGTAACAGAGGTCCAGTCCTAATCACATCTATGATTGTAATGACTAACTTTATGTTTACTCTTCTTCTTGGTATCAAGACAACCGTGAACTGGTCGTGCTCTAAGGGACAACCAAATTCAGATAACACTGACTGACCTTCTACCTGCCATGTTGAATATACCCTCGCTTGGGCTCTTCTGCAGTAATTATGCAAACTGTTATCAGGCAGCCATTGTGCATGATTAACCTCACTATTTTTACTTTCCTAACACTCAGCAGAACTGCAGGAATCACTTCTTtgatgattttgattttaatggaGCTTTATTTATCAAGAGTCACAGACAAAACTGGGATCTATGCTTGATTTCCATTGTGGTTAAAGTGTAATTAAACAGGCAATATTATCAATGCATTAATTATGTTTAACCAACAGGGtaattttgaataaaatatgtatCCTTACCATTACCTtgaatatataaaatgtgtgttACATATAAAGAGAAATGCATTATGTGCAATGTTGTTCTTTAagtttttatacattttaattatgcaCATAAAATGATATGCCCACATATTTAGAGCAACAAAAGTAAATACCGGTATTTAGCAATTAAATTAATAAGCCATATTATCACAGTGTCCCATCAAAGCGAGGAGAGGTCCTAAGACCTCACCTCCAGCATATACTCCAACATGTCTTTCTAAATTGACGTGTGACACGCATCAGGTGAAACGACCAAACTGCTCCCTCTGAGACCCTGATTGATATTTGTGTGTTCCTACTTCCTACCAACCAACCAAGCTCCACCTCCCTGATCCCCAAGTACAAAGCAGAATTAATTCCAGCTGTATTTTCTCTTGCCAATAGAGAGCACTGCTGGTCTATTGAAGATTGTTCTCCTCTGTGCCGACGTCATTCACATCCACTGACAAGCTTTAGTCTTGTTTCAAGAAGATACCATTTTGATGATTCTTcagaataaaagaagaaaaaaaggctttGCTGTGTAAACAGGCTCGCTGACAGTTGTTCCATcttctcatttgtctttttagtttacatttaaaataatttggcTGCCATATAAATGAAGGTGCAGGGCTTCTCATCATCTGCAGGGAATACAGCTTTGTGGTTGATTAGTGGATCTTGGCAAAGGTGAGATGCCATTTGAGATGGCATAGGATGAATGTTAAAGAAAGTAATAAGAAATGCTTCACGTCTGAAAAGATAAAGGGGCTGAAACGTATTAGCCATGTCTGTGTCGAGATTGTGTGTCAGCATTCATTGAATACAAAGAAGACATTGTCAGAGGAATAGAGGAGATATTCAATTCCTAAATTACATCAAGGAATCTGTTGCTTTCTTTGTACGTATTTTCACGTATTTCGCTTTTATTAAACCAAATCTGATAATAGATTTCACCCCTCACCATATCACCCTCTCCATTACATTTCTTAATTAACTGTGGTGACACTAAACGTTCTGCCGACAGTGCCTGTCACTAGACTCTTGTTTTTTCAATTGCGATTATATTCTGTTAGTTAGGCTCCccatgcagcattttacagcGTAATTTATATCAAATTGCAATAATGTACTATGTGTACAATTTCCAACAAAGCGCCTCTAACTCATGCAGGCTTGCTATACCAATTGCATGATGGGATTCAAAGCCATACTGGAGCGATGATAACATGATGTTCAGGACAGTATTAGATTTTCAACCCAGAAAAATCAGCCTGTCCCA of Brachionichthys hirsutus isolate HB-005 unplaced genomic scaffold, CSIRO-AGI_Bhir_v1 contig_851, whole genome shotgun sequence contains these proteins:
- the LOC137912962 gene encoding insulin-like growth factor-binding protein complex acid labile subunit, whose translation is MQAIVLFVVWVLGTSLVLLDPSTAAEKVIEEPIPCSKGCTCLLDDYSLELNMYCSARNFTQVPSVMPLATHSIWLDGNLFTSLPAASFKDLTNLDFLNLQSGQLVTLDAQAFKGLRSLAHIHLERNRLRTLPATTFNNTPNLASLSLHNNQLARIEDKLFAGLSHMWFLNLGRNSIAVLPETAFHELHGLRELVLAGNRLAYLQPQLFQNLAELKELDLTGNHLKVIKANVFIKLTKLQKLYLAQNQIATVVPRAFAGMKSLRWLDLTNNKLTSLHEDTFFSLHSLHVLRLSNNSINGIRPRTFRDLQYLEELRLSFNRIRGLGERIFEGLGHLEVLELEHNQVQEAQVGTFTGLSHVAVINLSGSCFHSLPDQVFNGLSRLHSLHLDRGCLTRITTQAFQGLSSLRRLFLQHNNISVVERQSFVDLVGLLGLDLSFNKLEILSTHTFSGLRNLEYLLLSNNDCQHFLQNSTKQLLPRLRYLDLRANHLTSMIPDFPGSLEKLLLSGNRWKCDCSAFPLRNYSLRNPLVIPRQVETHAEGEEPDTTITIYNNITCTSPPRIAGQDLRDIESELFQSC